A stretch of the Deinobacterium chartae genome encodes the following:
- a CDS encoding DeoR/GlpR family DNA-binding transcription regulator: MTQPLADERLNLILKLLMERGACRTTEISERLGISGSTVRRDLDLLAERGLIRKVHGGATLASQDQIYQERQQIGRDEKARIGERALALIEPGQTVYIDAGTTALEVALALKRAPQLARSLHVVTHAINVAFELNGECNLYVIGGENYHSTYSLVGPDALEAIARFRYDLFFVGCTSIDPERGLTNSNLIEARQKTAIMRQTRRSILVADHGKWGPKGFAIFAALEEIDTWVTGHAPEDAQARFAAAGCRVLEAERR; encoded by the coding sequence ATGACCCAACCGCTTGCCGACGAACGCCTGAACCTGATCCTGAAACTGCTGATGGAACGCGGAGCCTGCCGTACCACCGAGATCTCCGAACGCCTCGGGATCAGCGGCAGCACCGTCCGCCGCGACCTCGACCTGCTCGCCGAGCGCGGCCTGATCCGCAAGGTGCACGGCGGAGCCACGCTCGCCAGCCAGGACCAGATCTACCAGGAGCGCCAGCAGATCGGGCGCGACGAGAAGGCGCGCATCGGCGAGCGCGCCCTTGCGCTGATCGAGCCGGGGCAGACCGTCTACATCGACGCGGGAACCACCGCCCTCGAGGTGGCGCTCGCCCTCAAGCGCGCGCCGCAGCTCGCCCGCAGCCTGCACGTGGTCACCCACGCCATCAACGTGGCCTTTGAACTCAACGGGGAGTGCAACCTGTACGTGATCGGCGGCGAGAACTACCACAGCACCTACAGCCTGGTCGGTCCCGATGCCCTCGAGGCCATCGCACGCTTTCGCTACGACCTGTTCTTTGTGGGCTGCACCAGCATTGACCCCGAGCGGGGCCTGACCAACTCGAACCTGATCGAGGCCCGCCAGAAGACCGCCATCATGCGTCAGACCCGGCGCAGCATCCTGGTGGCCGACCACGGCAAGTGGGGCCCCAAGGGTTTTGCGATCTTTGCCGCCCTCGAGGAGATCGACACCTGGGTGACCGGGCACGCCCCCGAGGACGCGCAGGCCCGCTTTGCGGCCGCCGGGTGCCGGGTGCTCGAGGCCGAACGGCGCTGA
- the ptsP gene encoding phosphoenolpyruvate--protein phosphotransferase, translating into MIRLPAHLVRLAATPRDKDEAIAQVAQLLVDAGNVPPDYVQGMLRREHTANTYLGNGVAIPHGVPEDKDLIRETGIAVLQVPQGVSWTEAGEAARLIVGIAARSDEHLEVLRRLTRVLADPAQVDELTRTADPARIIEALTGERAAATPAAPAVSTLPYRTELRLPNPAGMHARPATQLAQLVKAHGGRVQLSYGGALADASSMMSVLQLGLPAGATFELSADDPATLQALRDAVAAGLGDDLSAPASAQAPERVAPAWEPQRVSATIEGVPASGGLVVGVTRQHRTERLQVSDEGVSDPALEATRLDAAIAAARQDLHDLAREVGESLGRERAAIFEAHAALLEDEAVIQDTVRRILDGHSVAWAYQAVMNERIAQLQRLDDPNLAARAADLGDVQGRVLRKLLGLPEPQLTSGQPVVLIAHDLTPSDTATLDPGSVLGFCTAVGGPTSHTAIIARGLGLPAIVAAGEGVLNIPDGTPCILDGASGRLYLEPSEADRLEAAARREQAERDQAAAREARHQPATTRDGHRVEVAANINRASDAASALEAGAEGVGLMRTEFLFLERDSIPSEEEQEREYRAMAESLAGRPLIIRTLDIGGDKEVPYLGLAREDNSFLGMRGIRLCFERPDLFVPQLRAIYRAARHGDVRIMFPMISTLEDFRRAKGIAEAVRAELGAPQVPLGIMVEVPSAALLAEEFAREVDFFSIGTNDLTQYTLAMDRLHPQLARQTDALHPAVLRMIDTTVRAAQRHGRWVGVCGGAAGEPLGALLLSGLGVHELSVSVPQVPAVKAALREHSMTELRELAARALTCASAAEVRALV; encoded by the coding sequence ATGATCAGACTGCCCGCTCATCTCGTCCGACTTGCCGCCACACCGCGCGACAAGGACGAGGCCATCGCCCAGGTCGCCCAACTGCTGGTCGACGCCGGGAACGTCCCGCCCGACTACGTTCAGGGCATGCTGCGCCGCGAACACACCGCCAACACCTACCTGGGCAACGGCGTGGCCATCCCGCACGGCGTTCCCGAGGACAAGGACCTGATTCGCGAAACCGGCATTGCGGTCTTGCAGGTCCCGCAGGGGGTCTCCTGGACCGAAGCGGGCGAAGCGGCCCGCCTGATCGTCGGCATCGCCGCCCGCTCGGACGAGCACCTCGAGGTGCTGCGCCGCCTGACCCGCGTGCTCGCCGACCCGGCACAGGTGGACGAGCTGACCCGCACCGCCGACCCCGCGCGCATCATCGAGGCTCTCACCGGCGAGCGCGCCGCAGCCACTCCGGCTGCCCCGGCCGTCTCCACCCTGCCCTACCGCACCGAGCTGCGGCTGCCCAATCCCGCCGGCATGCATGCCCGCCCCGCTACCCAGCTCGCCCAGCTGGTCAAGGCGCACGGCGGACGGGTGCAACTCAGCTACGGCGGCGCCTTGGCCGACGCCAGCTCGATGATGAGCGTGCTGCAGCTCGGCCTCCCGGCCGGAGCGACCTTCGAGCTGAGTGCGGACGACCCGGCCACGCTGCAAGCGCTGCGCGACGCGGTCGCAGCCGGACTGGGCGACGACCTGAGCGCTCCCGCCAGCGCCCAAGCGCCCGAGCGCGTCGCCCCGGCGTGGGAGCCGCAGCGTGTGAGCGCCACCATCGAAGGTGTTCCCGCCTCGGGCGGTCTGGTGGTCGGCGTCACGCGCCAGCACCGCACCGAGCGCCTGCAGGTCAGCGATGAGGGCGTCAGCGACCCCGCCCTCGAGGCCACCCGCCTGGACGCGGCCATTGCGGCGGCCCGCCAGGACCTGCACGACCTCGCGCGCGAGGTGGGTGAAAGCCTCGGCCGCGAGCGCGCGGCCATCTTCGAGGCCCACGCCGCCCTGCTCGAGGACGAGGCCGTGATCCAAGACACCGTGCGGCGCATTCTCGACGGGCACTCGGTCGCCTGGGCCTACCAGGCGGTCATGAACGAGCGCATTGCCCAGTTGCAACGCCTCGACGACCCCAACCTGGCCGCCCGCGCCGCCGACCTTGGCGACGTACAGGGCCGGGTGCTGCGCAAGCTGCTGGGCCTGCCCGAACCGCAGCTGACCAGCGGGCAGCCGGTGGTGCTGATCGCCCACGACCTGACGCCCTCGGACACCGCCACCCTGGATCCGGGCAGCGTGCTGGGCTTTTGCACCGCCGTGGGCGGGCCGACCTCGCACACCGCCATCATCGCGCGCGGCCTGGGGCTACCCGCCATTGTCGCCGCCGGCGAAGGCGTTCTGAACATTCCCGACGGCACGCCCTGCATCCTCGACGGTGCCAGCGGACGGCTGTACCTCGAGCCCTCCGAGGCGGACCGCCTCGAGGCTGCCGCACGCCGTGAGCAGGCCGAACGCGATCAGGCCGCCGCGCGCGAGGCGCGCCACCAGCCCGCCACCACCCGCGACGGGCACCGCGTGGAGGTCGCCGCCAACATCAACCGCGCCTCCGACGCCGCCTCGGCCCTCGAAGCCGGAGCCGAGGGCGTGGGCCTGATGCGCACCGAGTTCTTGTTCCTCGAGCGCGACAGCATCCCCAGCGAGGAGGAGCAGGAGCGCGAGTACCGCGCCATGGCCGAGTCCCTGGCGGGCCGCCCGCTGATCATCCGCACGCTGGATATCGGCGGCGACAAGGAAGTGCCCTACCTGGGCCTGGCGCGCGAGGACAACTCGTTTCTGGGCATGCGCGGCATCCGGCTGTGCTTCGAGCGCCCCGACCTGTTCGTGCCGCAGCTGCGCGCCATCTACCGCGCCGCGCGCCACGGCGACGTGCGGATCATGTTCCCCATGATCTCCACCCTCGAGGACTTCCGCCGCGCAAAAGGCATCGCCGAGGCCGTGCGCGCCGAACTCGGGGCCCCGCAGGTCCCGCTGGGCATCATGGTGGAAGTTCCCAGCGCCGCCCTGCTGGCCGAGGAGTTCGCGCGCGAGGTCGACTTCTTCTCGATCGGCACCAACGACCTCACCCAGTACACCCTGGCCATGGACCGCCTGCACCCGCAGCTGGCCCGCCAGACCGACGCCCTGCACCCGGCGGTGCTGCGCATGATCGACACGACCGTGCGCGCCGCGCAGCGCCACGGCCGCTGGGTCGGTGTGTGCGGCGGCGCTGCCGGCGAGCCGCTGGGCGCTTTGCTGCTCAGCGGCCTGGGTGTGCACGAGCTCAGCGTCAGCGTGCCGCAGGTCCCGGCCGTCAAGGCCGCGCTGCGCGAGCACAGCATGACCGAGCTGCGCGAACTGGCCGCCCGGGCCCTCACCTGCGCGAGTGCGGCCGAAGTCAGGGCGCTGGTATGA
- a CDS encoding nuclear transport factor 2 family protein — translation MTHQPHPSELAENFMRTLQEIERQRDPQPMLAFFDEQSTLRNLGLQEPMHGLEGAQRFWQAYLDNFSEVRTDFNRVIEGPQGIALEWESSGKLGDGRDFRYEGITVLEVDEDKVRHFRSYYDSAAFLPEGAGRVAG, via the coding sequence ATGACCCATCAGCCGCATCCCAGCGAACTGGCCGAGAACTTCATGCGCACCCTGCAGGAGATCGAGCGGCAGCGCGACCCGCAACCCATGCTGGCCTTCTTCGACGAACAGTCCACCCTGCGCAACCTGGGCCTGCAGGAGCCCATGCACGGCCTCGAGGGCGCCCAGCGTTTCTGGCAGGCTTACCTGGACAATTTCTCCGAGGTCCGCACCGACTTCAACCGGGTGATCGAAGGCCCGCAGGGCATCGCGCTGGAGTGGGAATCCAGCGGGAAGCTCGGCGACGGGCGCGACTTCCGCTACGAGGGCATCACGGTCCTCGAGGTGGACGAAGACAAGGTGCGGCACTTCCGTTCGTACTACGACTCGGCCGCCTTTCTGCCCGAGGGAGCCGGACGGGTGGCGGGTTAG